A genomic segment from Chitinophagaceae bacterium encodes:
- the metF gene encoding methylenetetrahydrofolate reductase [NAD(P)H] — MKVIDHINQAKDTLISFEILPPLKGKGIQSLYKLMDELMEHKPSFINVTYHRSEHVFKKTATGDFKKVIVRKRPGTESICAAIMNRYNVDTVPHLICGGFDINETEDALINLNYLGIDNVLVLRGDAAKNETNFEPEPGGHKYAIDLLRQVGNLNAGVYLEEDLKHSIKTKFCIGVAGYPEKHFEAPNMETDLQYLKQKVDAGADYIVTQMFFDNTKYFAFVKSCRDMGINVPIIPGLKPVYSVKQLTVLPKVFHIDLPTELSGEMIKCKSDEEVEKLGTEWLYHQSVELKKSGVPVLHYYTIGKPGVVCDVVKRLQ; from the coding sequence ATGAAAGTTATAGACCACATCAACCAGGCAAAAGACACGTTAATTTCTTTTGAAATCCTTCCTCCATTAAAGGGAAAAGGCATCCAGTCATTATATAAACTAATGGATGAACTAATGGAGCATAAGCCATCTTTTATTAATGTTACCTATCATCGCAGCGAACACGTTTTTAAAAAAACGGCTACAGGCGATTTTAAAAAAGTAATAGTGAGAAAAAGGCCTGGTACCGAATCTATTTGTGCGGCTATAATGAACAGGTACAATGTAGATACGGTGCCTCATTTGATTTGTGGCGGATTTGATATTAACGAAACCGAAGACGCCCTCATCAACCTAAATTACCTGGGTATTGATAATGTGCTGGTATTACGTGGTGATGCGGCAAAAAATGAAACCAATTTTGAACCCGAACCCGGCGGCCATAAATATGCAATTGATTTACTAAGGCAGGTGGGTAATTTAAATGCAGGAGTATATCTCGAAGAAGATTTAAAGCATTCCATTAAAACAAAATTTTGCATTGGTGTTGCCGGTTATCCAGAAAAACATTTTGAAGCGCCCAATATGGAAACAGATTTGCAATACTTAAAACAAAAAGTAGATGCCGGAGCAGATTATATTGTTACCCAAATGTTTTTTGATAATACCAAATACTTTGCATTTGTAAAATCATGCAGGGATATGGGGATTAACGTACCTATTATACCTGGTTTAAAACCGGTGTATAGCGTAAAGCAACTTACGGTGCTGCCCAAAGTTTTTCATATTGATTTGCCTACGGAACTTTCCGGCGAAATGATAAAATGTAAATCAGATGAAGAAGTGGAAAAACTAGGAACCGAATGGTTGTATCACCAATCTGTTGAATTAAAAAAATCAGGGGTGCCCGTTTTACATTATTATACAATTGGCAAACCAGGCGTTGTTTGCGATGTAGTAAAAAGATTGCAATAA
- the lptB gene encoding LPS export ABC transporter ATP-binding protein has translation MVIKTQHLIKRYGSRTVVNDVSFEVNQGEIVGLLGPNGAGKTTSFYQVVGLIKPDEGRVFLNDEDITSLPMYKRAQMGIGYLPQEASVFRKLSVEDNISAVLEMTKLTKQAQKLKLEELLGEFHLEHVRKNNGDTLSGGERRRTEIARALAVNPSFILLDEPFAGVDPIAVEDIQTIVAKLKFKNIGILITDHNVNETLSICDRAYLLIEGKIFMHGTAEELADDERVRRLYLGRNFELRRKDYLMEEATTAANNPPSESSTK, from the coding sequence TTGGTAATAAAAACCCAACATTTAATTAAGCGCTATGGCAGCCGTACTGTAGTAAATGATGTTTCATTTGAAGTTAACCAAGGGGAAATTGTAGGGCTTTTAGGCCCTAATGGTGCCGGAAAAACCACTTCTTTTTACCAGGTTGTAGGCCTTATAAAACCTGATGAAGGAAGGGTTTTTTTAAATGACGAAGACATAACCTCACTGCCTATGTACAAACGGGCGCAAATGGGTATTGGCTATCTTCCGCAAGAAGCCAGTGTTTTCCGAAAGCTGAGTGTGGAAGACAATATTAGTGCTGTATTGGAAATGACAAAACTTACTAAGCAGGCACAAAAACTAAAGCTTGAAGAATTACTGGGCGAATTTCACCTGGAACATGTAAGAAAAAACAATGGCGATACCCTTAGCGGCGGAGAAAGAAGAAGAACAGAAATAGCCCGTGCTTTGGCCGTAAACCCAAGTTTTATTTTGCTTGACGAACCCTTTGCAGGCGTTGATCCCATTGCTGTTGAAGATATTCAAACCATCGTAGCAAAATTAAAATTTAAAAATATCGGCATCCTCATTACCGATCACAACGTAAACGAAACGCTCTCTATTTGCGACAGGGCCTACTTATTGATTGAAGGAAAAATTTTTATGCATGGCACTGCAGAAGAATTAGCCGATGATGAACGGGTACGGAGGTTATACCTCGGTAGAAATTTTGAACTTCGCAGAAAAGATTATTTAATGGAAGAAGCTACAACTGCCGCAAACAACCCTCCTTCTGAAAGCTCCACTAAATAA
- a CDS encoding GH3 auxin-responsive promoter family protein, which yields MKLLSPVISSIARLRKWRIDNWINHPVAAQREVLQHLVTSAQYTEFGRKYSFHKLFNVKEFKAVVPIHEYEDLKPYIERMMQGEENILWNEPVYWFAKSSGTSCDRSKFIPVSDESLQYNHYKANKDVLSNYYKYFPSSDLLTGKGLVVGGSHQISKVNDRVQYGDLSAVLIQNSPFWGQWLRTPELSIALLDEWETKIEKLAHATVDEVVTSIAGVPTWTLILLKRILQIKNKKNIKEVWPSLELYIHGGVSFLPYKEQFEKIIGAPINYLEVYNASEGFFAAQEKPDDDGMALYTEHGIFFEFMPIEEYGKPKPSTIGLKEVELNKNYAPVISTSGGLWRYLVGDTIKFTCLNPYKIKVSGRLKHYINAFGEELIVDNSDRAITIAADKTQAIIKDYTAAPVYFTENGNGAHEWLIEFEKEPQDLQQFIIELDNSLMNLNSDYEAKRQKNIALRLPIVHPMPKGIFNKWLHSKGKMGGQHKVPRLSNERKVLEEILKFI from the coding sequence ATGAAATTGCTTTCGCCTGTAATATCATCCATAGCCAGGCTGAGAAAATGGCGGATTGATAATTGGATTAACCATCCTGTTGCAGCACAAAGAGAAGTGTTGCAGCACCTGGTTACTTCTGCCCAATATACCGAGTTTGGAAGAAAGTATTCTTTTCACAAATTATTTAATGTAAAAGAGTTTAAAGCGGTTGTTCCTATTCACGAATACGAAGATTTAAAGCCCTATATAGAGCGCATGATGCAGGGCGAAGAAAATATTTTGTGGAACGAGCCCGTATATTGGTTTGCAAAATCCAGTGGCACGAGTTGTGATAGAAGTAAGTTTATTCCCGTAAGTGATGAAAGCCTGCAATACAACCACTATAAAGCCAATAAAGATGTTTTAAGTAATTACTACAAGTATTTTCCGTCAAGCGACCTGCTTACCGGAAAAGGCCTGGTTGTAGGAGGAAGCCACCAGATTAGTAAAGTAAACGACCGGGTTCAATATGGTGACCTTAGTGCAGTGCTTATTCAAAACTCACCCTTTTGGGGCCAATGGTTACGCACCCCGGAGTTAAGCATTGCACTTTTAGATGAGTGGGAAACCAAAATTGAAAAACTGGCCCATGCCACCGTTGATGAAGTGGTAACTTCTATTGCAGGTGTTCCTACCTGGACGCTCATTTTATTAAAACGTATTTTACAAATAAAAAATAAAAAAAACATTAAAGAAGTTTGGCCCAGCCTGGAACTCTATATCCATGGTGGCGTTTCTTTTTTACCCTATAAAGAACAATTTGAAAAAATTATTGGCGCCCCTATCAATTACCTGGAAGTGTACAATGCAAGTGAAGGGTTTTTTGCAGCACAGGAAAAACCAGATGATGATGGCATGGCCTTATATACCGAGCATGGCATATTTTTCGAGTTTATGCCTATTGAAGAATATGGAAAACCCAAGCCTTCTACTATTGGATTAAAAGAAGTGGAACTCAATAAAAATTATGCCCCGGTTATCAGCACTTCGGGCGGGCTTTGGAGGTACCTTGTAGGAGATACTATTAAGTTTACCTGCCTTAACCCTTACAAAATAAAAGTGAGTGGCCGGTTAAAACATTATATTAACGCTTTTGGAGAAGAACTTATAGTAGACAACAGCGACCGTGCAATTACCATAGCTGCAGACAAAACACAGGCAATAATTAAAGACTATACCGCAGCGCCGGTTTATTTTACAGAAAACGGAAATGGCGCACATGAGTGGTTAATTGAGTTTGAAAAAGAGCCGCAAGACCTGCAGCAATTTATTATTGAACTTGATAATTCCTTAATGAACTTAAATAGCGACTACGAAGCCAAAAGACAAAAAAATATTGCGCTTCGCCTGCCTATTGTACACCCTATGCCCAAAGGCATTTTTAATAAATGGCTCCATAGTAAAGGCAAAATGGGAGGACAGCATAAAGTTCCCCGCCTGAGTAATGAAAGAAAAGTACTGGAAGAAATTTTAAAATTTATATAG
- a CDS encoding PorT family protein gives MKKQILLYLFSLFALTGFSQKLKTDKITFGVQAGVASYNMGGDAVGSLKDVIEYTNGMVTTKSRTGFYAGASTDIPVSKQLSFSPGLYYTQKGYELKGELNIKGAEFLGANATAKLQSQFIDMPLLLKAKLGNVNIFAGPQFSYLMRADFIASGGLLGINLFNTKSDVTSEFNKWNTGITAGIGFNIDNVNLSASYDYGLSKADANKSADAYNRGVKIGIGVNF, from the coding sequence ATGAAAAAACAAATTTTACTTTACCTGTTTTCTTTATTTGCCCTTACGGGATTTTCTCAAAAATTAAAAACCGATAAAATAACCTTTGGCGTACAAGCCGGCGTAGCCAGCTACAATATGGGCGGCGATGCCGTGGGTAGCTTAAAAGACGTTATTGAATATACCAACGGTATGGTAACCACAAAAAGCCGAACAGGGTTTTATGCAGGCGCTTCCACAGATATACCCGTAAGCAAGCAACTGTCATTTTCTCCCGGCTTGTATTACACTCAAAAAGGTTATGAGTTAAAAGGAGAATTAAATATTAAAGGTGCAGAATTTTTGGGCGCAAATGCTACTGCAAAACTGCAATCTCAATTTATTGATATGCCTTTATTGTTAAAAGCCAAACTGGGCAATGTAAATATTTTTGCTGGCCCGCAATTTTCATACCTCATGCGTGCCGATTTTATAGCAAGTGGCGGCCTGCTGGGCATAAACCTTTTCAATACAAAATCTGATGTAACCAGTGAATTTAATAAATGGAATACCGGTATAACCGCAGGCATTGGGTTTAATATAGATAATGTAAACCTTAGCGCATCCTACGATTATGGCCTTAGCAAAGCAGATGCAAATAAAAGTGCTGACGCATACAACAGGGGCGTAAAAATAGGTATCGGCGTAAATTTTTAA
- a CDS encoding DUF4920 domain-containing protein: protein MKKIFFAFIMLVFGLALKAQPPKGDANSGDTYGEKVNAENAIWVSELPTLLENKENITVTIKGKVTDVCSKKGCWITLETADKTKVFVKMKDYGFFVPVAAIGKTVALSGDAKIKNTSVDELKHYAEDAQKSKEEIDAITEPQKEIRFTASGITVLASN from the coding sequence ATGAAAAAAATATTTTTTGCTTTTATAATGCTTGTTTTTGGCCTGGCTCTAAAAGCACAACCACCAAAAGGAGATGCCAATTCCGGCGACACTTACGGTGAAAAGGTAAATGCCGAAAATGCTATATGGGTTTCAGAATTACCCACGCTTTTGGAAAATAAGGAAAATATAACGGTAACAATAAAAGGGAAGGTAACTGATGTATGCAGCAAAAAAGGTTGCTGGATAACATTAGAAACTGCCGATAAAACCAAGGTTTTTGTAAAAATGAAAGACTATGGTTTTTTTGTTCCAGTAGCTGCAATAGGTAAAACAGTGGCATTATCCGGCGATGCAAAAATAAAAAACACTTCAGTTGATGAACTAAAGCATTATGCCGAAGATGCCCAAAAAAGCAAAGAAGAAATTGATGCCATTACAGAACCTCAAAAAGAAATAAGGTTTACCGCATCTGGCATTACTGTACTTGCATCAAATTAA
- a CDS encoding response regulator transcription factor, translating into MGKKIICIVEDKEDLREGMGLMIDTSNNYSLAGSFANAEEALQKIPAIGPDAVLMDINLPGHSGITCVNALKNMFPSMLFLMCTAYEDNEKIFDSLKAGASGYILKTEGPKKILDALDEMLAGGSPMSSSIARKVVASFTQSVNENPAIEVLSDREKEVLENLAKGLIGKEVADALNISSGTVRKHVQNIYKKLHVNTRVEAVNLYLKR; encoded by the coding sequence ATGGGGAAAAAAATTATTTGTATTGTAGAAGATAAGGAAGACCTCAGAGAAGGAATGGGGCTTATGATTGATACAAGTAATAACTATAGCCTTGCTGGTAGCTTTGCAAATGCAGAAGAAGCGCTTCAAAAAATTCCGGCTATAGGCCCAGATGCGGTTTTAATGGATATAAATCTTCCCGGGCATAGTGGCATTACCTGTGTAAATGCATTAAAAAACATGTTTCCTTCCATGCTTTTTTTAATGTGCACAGCTTATGAAGACAATGAAAAAATTTTTGATTCCTTAAAAGCAGGGGCCAGTGGATATATATTAAAAACAGAGGGCCCAAAAAAAATTTTAGATGCGCTGGATGAAATGCTTGCCGGTGGGAGCCCAATGAGCAGTTCCATTGCCCGCAAAGTTGTGGCAAGTTTTACCCAATCAGTAAATGAAAATCCGGCTATTGAAGTGCTGAGCGACAGGGAAAAAGAAGTTTTAGAAAACCTGGCCAAAGGGCTTATAGGAAAAGAAGTTGCAGATGCTTTAAACATCAGTAGCGGAACCGTAAGAAAACATGTTCAGAATATTTATAAAAAGTTGCATGTTAATACCCGTGTGGAAGCTGTAAATCTTTATTTAAAACGATAG
- a CDS encoding 2-oxoacid:ferredoxin oxidoreductase subunit beta — MSNTTSATSPALTAKDFSSDQEVRWCPGCGDYSILAQMQKVMPTLGIPRENIVIVSGIGCSSRFPYYMNTYGMHSIHGRATAIASGLKASRPELSIWIVTGDGDGLSIGGNHTIHLLRRNFNVNLLLFNNQIYGLTKGQYSPTSEENKITKSTPSGSIDHPFNPAALALGADASFVARTMDRDPKHLQAMLLRANEHHGASFLEIYQNCNIFNDGAFEVFTEKSSKAAETVFLEQGKPLIFGAENNKGIKLDGLKPVVKNLLDGAPTDDLWIHDEKDFYKAQILVRMFDDPRIEGHLPRPFGVFYETARPCYEEAMTSQIETAISQKGKGSLDKLLKGRETWTIQ; from the coding sequence ATGTCAAACACTACTTCAGCAACCAGCCCGGCCCTTACCGCAAAAGATTTTTCTTCAGACCAGGAAGTAAGGTGGTGCCCCGGCTGTGGGGATTATTCCATTTTAGCACAAATGCAAAAAGTAATGCCTACGCTGGGCATTCCAAGAGAAAATATTGTAATTGTTTCGGGTATTGGCTGCAGCAGCCGGTTCCCTTATTATATGAATACTTATGGTATGCATAGCATCCATGGGCGTGCTACAGCAATTGCCAGTGGCTTAAAAGCTTCAAGGCCGGAGTTAAGCATTTGGATTGTTACCGGCGATGGCGATGGCCTGAGTATTGGCGGAAACCATACCATACATTTACTCCGAAGGAATTTTAATGTAAACCTGCTCTTGTTCAATAACCAGATTTATGGCCTTACAAAAGGGCAGTATTCTCCCACTTCAGAAGAAAACAAAATTACCAAAAGCACCCCTTCGGGAAGTATTGACCACCCTTTTAACCCGGCGGCACTGGCCCTGGGTGCCGATGCCAGCTTTGTGGCCCGTACTATGGACCGTGACCCCAAACACCTGCAAGCCATGTTGCTTAGGGCAAATGAACACCACGGTGCCTCGTTTTTAGAAATTTATCAAAACTGTAATATTTTTAATGATGGCGCTTTTGAGGTTTTCACCGAAAAAAGCAGCAAAGCAGCAGAAACCGTTTTTCTGGAACAGGGAAAACCGCTTATTTTTGGTGCAGAGAACAACAAAGGAATAAAATTAGATGGCCTGAAACCTGTTGTGAAAAATTTATTGGATGGCGCACCTACTGATGATCTTTGGATACATGATGAAAAAGATTTTTACAAAGCGCAAATACTGGTGCGTATGTTTGACGACCCCAGGATAGAAGGCCACCTGCCAAGGCCTTTTGGTGTTTTTTATGAAACGGCAAGGCCTTGTTATGAAGAAGCAATGACAAGCCAAATTGAAACCGCAATTTCTCAAAAAGGAAAAGGTTCTTTGGATAAATTGTTAAAAGGCAGGGAAACCTGGACTATTCAATAA
- a CDS encoding endonuclease/exonuclease/phosphatase family protein, whose translation MAFKWFRKYTKRSLVLLNLVVAIFFLLGCYTVFFNAPQFWFLGVFNLSAFYLLLVLLFFILFWLFAKIKYALIGIIAIAIAWKPMQHLVQLRQAPNFVLKKHPANIRIMSWNIEHFAILENKTNPGKKEQMLQLIRQYNPDVLCMQEAVASDSISGAINYLPDIMNRLNMGYYHYSYNRKIDFDSKHHFGILVLSKFPLASRHTLSHKPNDYNSIFQYVDVIKEQDTFRVFNIHLQSLKFSESNRVYLDKPEFETKEDVDNSKSIIGKYRTGFIKKFYQSNRIKTAINESKYPVIVCGDFNDVPNSYAYSTIGKGLKNAFAEKGTGIGRTFVSISPTLRIDNIFVDKRFTVEQYVRIKRNLSDHYAISADLFFNKTATP comes from the coding sequence ATGGCTTTTAAATGGTTTAGAAAATATACCAAACGAAGTTTAGTTTTACTAAACCTGGTTGTGGCCATATTTTTTTTACTGGGTTGTTATACCGTATTTTTTAACGCACCGCAATTTTGGTTTTTGGGCGTTTTCAACTTAAGCGCTTTTTATTTATTACTGGTATTATTGTTCTTTATTTTGTTTTGGTTGTTTGCAAAAATCAAATATGCCCTTATTGGTATTATTGCCATTGCCATAGCCTGGAAGCCCATGCAACACCTGGTGCAACTAAGGCAGGCGCCAAATTTTGTTTTAAAAAAACATCCGGCTAATATAAGGATAATGAGCTGGAACATTGAACATTTTGCTATTTTAGAAAACAAAACCAATCCCGGAAAAAAAGAGCAAATGCTGCAACTTATCAGGCAATACAATCCCGATGTGCTTTGTATGCAGGAGGCCGTTGCAAGTGATAGTATTTCCGGCGCCATAAATTATTTGCCTGATATTATGAACCGGCTCAACATGGGGTATTATCATTACAGCTATAACCGAAAAATTGATTTTGACAGCAAGCACCATTTTGGCATTCTCGTTTTATCCAAATTTCCATTGGCAAGCAGGCACACCCTTAGCCATAAACCCAACGATTACAATTCTATTTTTCAATATGTAGATGTTATAAAAGAGCAGGATACATTCCGGGTTTTTAATATTCACCTGCAGTCGCTAAAATTTTCGGAATCCAACAGGGTTTATTTGGACAAGCCGGAATTTGAAACAAAGGAAGATGTAGACAATTCCAAAAGTATTATTGGCAAATACCGAACGGGATTTATAAAGAAATTTTATCAAAGCAACCGAATTAAAACAGCGATTAATGAAAGCAAATACCCGGTAATAGTTTGCGGGGATTTTAATGATGTACCCAACAGCTATGCTTACAGTACTATTGGCAAAGGGTTAAAAAATGCTTTTGCAGAAAAAGGTACTGGTATAGGAAGAACTTTTGTAAGCATTTCGCCCACCTTACGTATAGACAATATATTTGTTGATAAGCGATTTACCGTAGAGCAATATGTGCGGATAAAGCGTAACTTAAGCGACCATTATGCAATTTCTGCTGATTTGTTTTTTAATAAAACAGCAACGCCATAA
- a CDS encoding DUF268 domain-containing protein, which translates to MKGHYFHQDLYIARLIFEANPQKHLDIGSRTDGFIAHVAAYRNIELVDIRPIKSLVKNISITCANLMELPAGMVNYCDSISSLHAIEHFGLGRYGDPIDYFGYLKALQNIAKIVKTGGTFYFSVPIGPQRIEFNAHRVFSIKYLLDVLSENFSIKAFSYVNDEGDFFENVELTEKNILSNLGCTYGCGIFTCIKK; encoded by the coding sequence ATGAAGGGCCATTATTTTCACCAGGATTTATACATTGCCCGCCTGATATTTGAAGCCAACCCACAAAAACATTTAGATATTGGCTCAAGAACCGATGGATTTATAGCTCATGTAGCGGCGTATAGAAATATTGAATTGGTTGATATCCGGCCCATAAAAAGCCTGGTGAAAAATATTTCCATTACCTGTGCCAATTTAATGGAGCTACCTGCCGGAATGGTTAATTATTGTGATTCTATTTCTTCTTTACATGCCATTGAACATTTTGGCCTTGGGCGCTATGGCGACCCGATTGATTATTTTGGTTATTTAAAAGCCCTGCAAAATATAGCTAAAATTGTAAAAACAGGCGGCACATTTTATTTTTCTGTACCTATTGGCCCGCAGCGTATTGAGTTTAACGCACACCGAGTTTTTTCCATAAAATATTTATTGGATGTACTTTCAGAAAACTTTAGCATAAAAGCCTTTTCTTATGTAAACGATGAGGGTGATTTTTTTGAAAATGTGGAACTCACAGAAAAAAATATCCTTTCAAACCTGGGTTGTACCTATGGCTGCGGCATTTTTACCTGTATAAAAAAGTAG
- a CDS encoding arsenite methyltransferase yields MENPEKIKKLVKQKYSEIALQNKETNQASCCGSGNCSTEVYNIMNDDYSGLDGYNPDADLGLGCGLPTLFAKIKKANTVIDLGSGAGNDCFIARKEAGKDGRIIGIDFTAAMIEKARENAQKLGYANVEFRQGDIENIPVSDDVADVIVSNCVLNLVPDKDKVFKEIFRVLKQGGHFSISDVVLVGKLPASIRSNAEMYAGCIAGAIQKGEYLELIRKNGFFNISIQKEKAINIPADILENYLSGEELQSYQAGKTGIFSITVYAEKPKNCGCGPGCCN; encoded by the coding sequence ATGGAAAATCCTGAAAAAATTAAAAAATTGGTAAAGCAGAAATACAGTGAAATTGCTTTGCAAAACAAAGAAACCAACCAGGCATCCTGCTGTGGTTCCGGCAATTGCTCCACCGAAGTGTATAATATTATGAACGATGATTACAGCGGTCTGGATGGCTATAACCCCGATGCTGATTTGGGTTTAGGATGTGGCTTACCCACCCTGTTTGCAAAAATTAAAAAAGCTAATACCGTAATAGATTTAGGAAGCGGCGCCGGGAACGATTGCTTTATTGCCCGCAAAGAAGCTGGCAAAGATGGAAGGATAATAGGTATAGATTTTACAGCAGCGATGATTGAAAAGGCAAGGGAAAATGCCCAAAAACTAGGCTATGCCAATGTTGAATTCCGGCAGGGAGATATTGAAAACATACCGGTATCGGATGATGTTGCAGATGTAATTGTGAGTAATTGTGTATTAAACCTGGTGCCAGATAAAGACAAAGTGTTTAAGGAAATTTTTCGGGTGTTAAAGCAAGGCGGCCATTTTAGCATTTCCGATGTAGTTTTAGTAGGTAAGCTCCCAGCCTCAATACGCAGCAATGCCGAAATGTATGCCGGTTGCATTGCCGGCGCAATTCAAAAAGGGGAATACCTGGAACTTATCCGAAAAAATGGGTTTTTCAACATAAGCATCCAAAAAGAAAAAGCCATCAATATTCCTGCTGATATTTTAGAAAACTACCTTAGCGGTGAAGAGCTGCAAAGCTATCAAGCTGGTAAAACAGGAATATTTAGTATAACCGTATATGCAGAAAAGCCAAAAAATTGCGGTTGTGGCCCCGGCTGTTGTAATTAA
- a CDS encoding winged helix-turn-helix transcriptional regulator, with translation MGATKTEHFTERQNNIAILAKALGHPARVAILEFLIKSNACICGDIVNELPLAQPTVSQHLRELKNAGLIQGNIEGNAICYCVNEKAIDGLLGYFSKISKKLTKKHTNCC, from the coding sequence ATGGGCGCAACCAAAACAGAGCATTTTACAGAACGGCAAAATAATATTGCAATATTGGCCAAAGCATTGGGCCACCCGGCAAGGGTTGCCATTCTGGAATTTTTAATAAAATCAAATGCCTGTATTTGCGGGGATATTGTAAACGAATTGCCCCTGGCACAACCCACCGTTTCCCAACACTTAAGAGAACTCAAAAATGCAGGGTTGATTCAAGGCAATATCGAAGGCAATGCAATTTGCTACTGCGTTAATGAAAAAGCCATTGACGGGCTGCTTGGTTATTTTAGCAAAATTTCAAAAAAGCTCACAAAAAAGCATACCAATTGTTGTTAA
- a CDS encoding amidinotransferase: MQATNNILLIRPSNFGFNNETAISNSFQKKVNGNESELKKLVLAEFDAFASVLKTNGINVFVFEDTNFPEKPDAVFPNNWISFHADGTVIIYPMHAHNRRKERRQDIIEAIKKNFNITKLIDFSGYEKQNKYLEGTGSIVFDHKNKIAYASLSPRTDKGLFLKLCDQLSYKGICFYSFDKSGKEIYHSNVMMCIGENFAVICLAAINDEKEKEMVFNNLTASGHRVIDISFHQMENFAGNMLELKGGTKKNILALSQSAFKCLATSQKQQLAQSVELVPLAIPTIETIGGGSARCMIAEIFLPVL; encoded by the coding sequence ATGCAGGCAACCAATAACATCTTACTCATTAGGCCATCAAACTTTGGCTTTAATAACGAAACAGCAATTTCTAACAGCTTTCAAAAGAAAGTAAACGGTAACGAAAGTGAATTGAAAAAATTGGTATTAGCAGAGTTTGATGCTTTTGCCTCGGTTTTAAAAACAAATGGCATAAATGTTTTTGTGTTTGAGGATACCAATTTTCCGGAAAAGCCAGACGCTGTTTTCCCTAATAACTGGATAAGTTTTCATGCAGATGGAACGGTAATTATTTACCCAATGCACGCCCACAACAGGCGCAAGGAACGCCGCCAGGATATTATTGAAGCAATAAAGAAAAATTTTAACATCACAAAACTTATAGATTTTTCAGGATACGAAAAACAAAACAAGTATTTGGAAGGTACTGGTAGTATTGTATTTGACCATAAAAATAAAATTGCCTACGCAAGTTTGTCCCCACGTACCGACAAAGGCCTTTTTTTAAAATTATGTGATCAATTGAGTTACAAAGGCATTTGTTTTTATTCATTTGACAAAAGTGGCAAAGAGATTTATCATAGTAATGTAATGATGTGTATTGGTGAAAACTTTGCTGTAATATGCCTGGCTGCAATTAATGATGAAAAAGAGAAAGAAATGGTTTTTAATAATCTTACCGCCTCGGGCCACCGGGTAATTGATATAAGCTTTCACCAAATGGAAAATTTTGCCGGCAATATGCTGGAACTAAAAGGCGGTACAAAGAAAAACATTTTAGCCCTGTCTCAAAGCGCCTTTAAATGCCTTGCAACAAGCCAAAAGCAGCAATTGGCCCAGAGTGTGGAACTGGTTCCGCTGGCAATACCTACCATAGAAACAATTGGCGGCGGCAGCGCAAGGTGTATGATTGCTGAAATATTTTTACCGGTACTTTAA